The Glycine soja cultivar W05 chromosome 3, ASM419377v2, whole genome shotgun sequence genome window below encodes:
- the LOC114407595 gene encoding acyl-CoA-binding domain-containing protein 4-like isoform X2, whose protein sequence is MAMARATSGLQYPERFYAAASYVGFDGSSPTKTLTSKFAKSTALLLYSLYQQASVGPCNIPEPSTWKLVEHSKWASWNQLGNMSSTEAMRLFVKILEEEDPGWYSRASNSVVEPVIDVQMNNSKVEPVIENGNSYPETKTISTQNGSEVGTQDKDIVVEGFGSVEVYDQWIAPPVSGGNPKARYEHGAAVVQDKLYIYGGNHNGRYLNDLHVLDLRSWTWSKIEAKTGVESPTTSIPCAGHSLIPWGNKLLSIAGHTKDPSESIQVKEFDLETAAWSTLKIFGKAPVSRGGQSVNLVGKTLVIFGGQDAKRTLLNDLHILDLETMTWDEIDAVGVPPSPRSDHTAAVHVDRYLLIFGGGSHATCYNDLHVLDLQTMEWSRPTQLGEIPSPRAGHAGVTVGENWFIVGGGDNKSGVSETVVLNMSTLTWSVVTSVQGRVPVASEGLSLVVSSYDGEDILVSFGGYNGRYNNEVYVLKPSHKSTLQSKIIENSIPDSVSAIPNVTNVESEFEAGHDADPPVCIIDADPPKSKGDLVSVLKAEKEELESSLSKEKQHALQLKQDLVEAESRNSDLYKELQSVRGQLASEQSRCFKLEVEVAELGQKLQTIGTLQKELELLQRQKAASEQAALNAKQRQSSGGVWGWLAGTPPPSRNADDA, encoded by the exons ATGGCGATGGCGAGAGCAACTTCTGGTCTGCAATACCCAGAGCGGTTCTACGCTGCGGCGTCTTATGTGGGGTTTGATGGATCCTCTCCAACCAAAACCCTCACCTCCAAATTCGCCAAGTCCACCGCTCTTCTTCTCTACAGCTTATACCAACAG GCTAGTGTAGGACCTTGTAACATCCCAGAACCCAGTACATGGAAACTTGTGGAGCATAGCAAATGGGCCAG TTGGAACCAGCTTGGAAACATGTCCTCCACTGAAGCTATGcgtctttttgtaaaaatattggag GAAGAAGATCCTGGTTGGTATTCAAGAGCATCTAACTCTGTTGTAGAACCTGTCATAGATGTGCAAATGAAT AATTCCAAAGTTGAACCAGTAATTGAGAATGGGAACTCTTATCCAGAGACAAAGACTATTTCCACCCAAAATGGAAGTGAAGTTGGAACACAGGATAAAGATATTGTTGTGGAAGGCTTTGGTTCAGTTGAAGTATATGATCAATGGATTGCACCTCCAGTATCTGGAGGAAATCCAAAAGCCCGATATGAG CATGGAGCTGCAGTTGTGCAAGATAAACTGTACATATATGGTGGAAATCACAATGGTCGATACCTTAATGATCTTCAT GTTTTGGATTTGAGAAGTTGGACTTGGTCAAAGATTGAAGCTAAGACTGGAGTTGAGTCCCCAACAACTTCAATCCCTTGCGCTGGCCATTCTTTG ATTCCATGGGGAAATAAGCTTTTGTCAATTGCAGGGCATACAAAAGATCCTTCTGAAAGTATCCAAG TGAAAGAGTTTGATCTTGAAACAGCTGCATGGTCAACTCTAAAGATTTTTGGGAAAGCTCCG GTATCACGCGGAGGCCAATCAGTGAACCTTGTAGGGAAAACCTTAGTAATTTTTGGTGGGCAAGATGCTAAAAGGACTCTCTTGAATGATCTGCATATTCTTGACTTGGAAACCATGACATGGGACGAAATTGATGCTGT TGGGGTGCCACCTTCTCCAAGGTCCGATCATACTGCTGCTGTACATGTGGACCGATACTTACTTATCTTTGGTGGGGGTTCGCATGCAACATGCTACAATGATTTACATGTTCTTGATTTGCAAACT ATGGAATGGTCTCGCCCCACGCAGCTAGGAGAAATACCATCACCACGTGCTGGACATGCTGGTGTGACAGTAGGGGAGAACTGGTTCATTGTTGGTGGTGGTGACAATAAGAGTG GGGTCTCTGAGACGGTTGTACTGAATATGTCTACACTGACTTGGTCAGTGGTAACTTCTGTTCAAGGACGAGTTCCGGTTGCCAGTGAG GGATTGAGTTTGGTTGTAAGCTCCTATGATGGTGAAGATATACTTGTATCTTTTGGAGGGTACAATGGACGTTACAACAATGaa GTCTATGTTCTTAAACCAAGCCACAAATCAACCTTGCAAtccaaaataattgaaaattccATACCAGACAGTGTTTCAGCTATCCCAAATGTCACAAATGTGGAGTCTGAATTTGAAGCAGGCCATGATGCTGATCCACCAGTATGTATTATTGATGCTGATCCACCA AAATCCAAAGGTGATCTTGTATCAGTCTTGAAGGCTGAGAAAGAAGAGTTGGAGTCATCACTGAGCAAGGAGAAACAGCATGCTCTTCAACTAAAGCAAGATCTGGTGGAAGCTGAGTCTCGTAACTCTGACCTTTACAAG GAGCTCCAATCAGTTCGTGGTCAGCTTGCATCTGAGCAATCGAGGTGTTTCAAACTCGAG GTGGAGGTTGCTGAATTAGGTCAGAAGCTCCAAACGATTGGGACATTACAGAAGGAGCTGGAGCTTCTCCAGCGGCAGAAGGCTGCATCAGAGCAAGCTGCCTTAAATGCAAAACAGAGGCAGAGTTCTGGTGGCGTGTGGGGTTGGCTTGCCGGTACTCCTCCCCCTAGCCGGAATGCAGATGATGCGTGA
- the LOC114407595 gene encoding acyl-CoA-binding domain-containing protein 4-like isoform X4, giving the protein MAMARATSGLQYPERFYAAASYVGFDGSSPTKTLTSKFAKSTALLLYSLYQQASVGPCNIPEPSTWKLVEHSKWASWNQLGNMSSTEAMRLFVKILEEEDPGWYSRASNSVVEPVIDVQMNNSKVEPVIENGNSYPETKTISTQNGSEVGTQDKDIVVEGFGSVEVYDQWIAPPVSGGNPKARYEHGAAVVQDKLYIYGGNHNGRYLNDLHVLDLRSWTWSKIEAKTGVESPTTSIPCAGHSLIPWGNKLLSIAGHTKDPSESIQVKEFDLETAAWSTLKIFGKAPVSRGGQSVNLVGKTLVIFGGQDAKRTLLNDLHILDLETMTWDEIDAVGVPPSPRSDHTAAVHVDRYLLIFGGGSHATCYNDLHVLDLQTMEWSRPTQLGEIPSPRAGHAGVTVGENWFIVGGGDNKSGVSETVVLNMSTLTWSVVTSVQGRVPVASEGLSLVVSSYDGEDILVSFGGYNGRYNNEVYVLKPSHKSTLQSKIIENSIPDSVSAIPNVTNVESEFEAGHDADPPKSKGDLVSVLKAEKEELESSLSKEKQHALQLKQDLVEAESRNSDLYKELQSVRGQLASEQSRCFKLEVEVAELGQKLQTIGTLQKELELLQRQKAASEQAALNAKQRQSSGGVWGWLAGTPPPSRNADDA; this is encoded by the exons ATGGCGATGGCGAGAGCAACTTCTGGTCTGCAATACCCAGAGCGGTTCTACGCTGCGGCGTCTTATGTGGGGTTTGATGGATCCTCTCCAACCAAAACCCTCACCTCCAAATTCGCCAAGTCCACCGCTCTTCTTCTCTACAGCTTATACCAACAG GCTAGTGTAGGACCTTGTAACATCCCAGAACCCAGTACATGGAAACTTGTGGAGCATAGCAAATGGGCCAG TTGGAACCAGCTTGGAAACATGTCCTCCACTGAAGCTATGcgtctttttgtaaaaatattggag GAAGAAGATCCTGGTTGGTATTCAAGAGCATCTAACTCTGTTGTAGAACCTGTCATAGATGTGCAAATGAAT AATTCCAAAGTTGAACCAGTAATTGAGAATGGGAACTCTTATCCAGAGACAAAGACTATTTCCACCCAAAATGGAAGTGAAGTTGGAACACAGGATAAAGATATTGTTGTGGAAGGCTTTGGTTCAGTTGAAGTATATGATCAATGGATTGCACCTCCAGTATCTGGAGGAAATCCAAAAGCCCGATATGAG CATGGAGCTGCAGTTGTGCAAGATAAACTGTACATATATGGTGGAAATCACAATGGTCGATACCTTAATGATCTTCAT GTTTTGGATTTGAGAAGTTGGACTTGGTCAAAGATTGAAGCTAAGACTGGAGTTGAGTCCCCAACAACTTCAATCCCTTGCGCTGGCCATTCTTTG ATTCCATGGGGAAATAAGCTTTTGTCAATTGCAGGGCATACAAAAGATCCTTCTGAAAGTATCCAAG TGAAAGAGTTTGATCTTGAAACAGCTGCATGGTCAACTCTAAAGATTTTTGGGAAAGCTCCG GTATCACGCGGAGGCCAATCAGTGAACCTTGTAGGGAAAACCTTAGTAATTTTTGGTGGGCAAGATGCTAAAAGGACTCTCTTGAATGATCTGCATATTCTTGACTTGGAAACCATGACATGGGACGAAATTGATGCTGT TGGGGTGCCACCTTCTCCAAGGTCCGATCATACTGCTGCTGTACATGTGGACCGATACTTACTTATCTTTGGTGGGGGTTCGCATGCAACATGCTACAATGATTTACATGTTCTTGATTTGCAAACT ATGGAATGGTCTCGCCCCACGCAGCTAGGAGAAATACCATCACCACGTGCTGGACATGCTGGTGTGACAGTAGGGGAGAACTGGTTCATTGTTGGTGGTGGTGACAATAAGAGTG GGGTCTCTGAGACGGTTGTACTGAATATGTCTACACTGACTTGGTCAGTGGTAACTTCTGTTCAAGGACGAGTTCCGGTTGCCAGTGAG GGATTGAGTTTGGTTGTAAGCTCCTATGATGGTGAAGATATACTTGTATCTTTTGGAGGGTACAATGGACGTTACAACAATGaa GTCTATGTTCTTAAACCAAGCCACAAATCAACCTTGCAAtccaaaataattgaaaattccATACCAGACAGTGTTTCAGCTATCCCAAATGTCACAAATGTGGAGTCTGAATTTGAAGCAGGCCATGATGCTGATCCACCA AAATCCAAAGGTGATCTTGTATCAGTCTTGAAGGCTGAGAAAGAAGAGTTGGAGTCATCACTGAGCAAGGAGAAACAGCATGCTCTTCAACTAAAGCAAGATCTGGTGGAAGCTGAGTCTCGTAACTCTGACCTTTACAAG GAGCTCCAATCAGTTCGTGGTCAGCTTGCATCTGAGCAATCGAGGTGTTTCAAACTCGAG GTGGAGGTTGCTGAATTAGGTCAGAAGCTCCAAACGATTGGGACATTACAGAAGGAGCTGGAGCTTCTCCAGCGGCAGAAGGCTGCATCAGAGCAAGCTGCCTTAAATGCAAAACAGAGGCAGAGTTCTGGTGGCGTGTGGGGTTGGCTTGCCGGTACTCCTCCCCCTAGCCGGAATGCAGATGATGCGTGA
- the LOC114407595 gene encoding acyl-CoA-binding domain-containing protein 4-like isoform X3, which translates to MAMARATSGLQYPERFYAAASYVGFDGSSPTKTLTSKFAKSTALLLYSLYQQASVGPCNIPEPSTWKLVEHSKWASWNQLGNMSSTEAMRLFVKILEEEDPGWYSRASNSVVEPVIDVQMNQNSKVEPVIENGNSYPETKTISTQNGSEVGTQDKDIVVEGFGSVEVYDQWIAPPVSGGNPKARYEHGAAVVQDKLYIYGGNHNGRYLNDLHVLDLRSWTWSKIEAKTGVESPTTSIPCAGHSLIPWGNKLLSIAGHTKDPSESIQVKEFDLETAAWSTLKIFGKAPVSRGGQSVNLVGKTLVIFGGQDAKRTLLNDLHILDLETMTWDEIDAVGVPPSPRSDHTAAVHVDRYLLIFGGGSHATCYNDLHVLDLQTMEWSRPTQLGEIPSPRAGHAGVTVGENWFIVGGGDNKSGVSETVVLNMSTLTWSVVTSVQGRVPVASEGLSLVVSSYDGEDILVSFGGYNGRYNNEVYVLKPSHKSTLQSKIIENSIPDSVSAIPNVTNVESEFEAGHDADPPKSKGDLVSVLKAEKEELESSLSKEKQHALQLKQDLVEAESRNSDLYKELQSVRGQLASEQSRCFKLEVEVAELGQKLQTIGTLQKELELLQRQKAASEQAALNAKQRQSSGGVWGWLAGTPPPSRNADDA; encoded by the exons ATGGCGATGGCGAGAGCAACTTCTGGTCTGCAATACCCAGAGCGGTTCTACGCTGCGGCGTCTTATGTGGGGTTTGATGGATCCTCTCCAACCAAAACCCTCACCTCCAAATTCGCCAAGTCCACCGCTCTTCTTCTCTACAGCTTATACCAACAG GCTAGTGTAGGACCTTGTAACATCCCAGAACCCAGTACATGGAAACTTGTGGAGCATAGCAAATGGGCCAG TTGGAACCAGCTTGGAAACATGTCCTCCACTGAAGCTATGcgtctttttgtaaaaatattggag GAAGAAGATCCTGGTTGGTATTCAAGAGCATCTAACTCTGTTGTAGAACCTGTCATAGATGTGCAAATGAAT CAGAATTCCAAAGTTGAACCAGTAATTGAGAATGGGAACTCTTATCCAGAGACAAAGACTATTTCCACCCAAAATGGAAGTGAAGTTGGAACACAGGATAAAGATATTGTTGTGGAAGGCTTTGGTTCAGTTGAAGTATATGATCAATGGATTGCACCTCCAGTATCTGGAGGAAATCCAAAAGCCCGATATGAG CATGGAGCTGCAGTTGTGCAAGATAAACTGTACATATATGGTGGAAATCACAATGGTCGATACCTTAATGATCTTCAT GTTTTGGATTTGAGAAGTTGGACTTGGTCAAAGATTGAAGCTAAGACTGGAGTTGAGTCCCCAACAACTTCAATCCCTTGCGCTGGCCATTCTTTG ATTCCATGGGGAAATAAGCTTTTGTCAATTGCAGGGCATACAAAAGATCCTTCTGAAAGTATCCAAG TGAAAGAGTTTGATCTTGAAACAGCTGCATGGTCAACTCTAAAGATTTTTGGGAAAGCTCCG GTATCACGCGGAGGCCAATCAGTGAACCTTGTAGGGAAAACCTTAGTAATTTTTGGTGGGCAAGATGCTAAAAGGACTCTCTTGAATGATCTGCATATTCTTGACTTGGAAACCATGACATGGGACGAAATTGATGCTGT TGGGGTGCCACCTTCTCCAAGGTCCGATCATACTGCTGCTGTACATGTGGACCGATACTTACTTATCTTTGGTGGGGGTTCGCATGCAACATGCTACAATGATTTACATGTTCTTGATTTGCAAACT ATGGAATGGTCTCGCCCCACGCAGCTAGGAGAAATACCATCACCACGTGCTGGACATGCTGGTGTGACAGTAGGGGAGAACTGGTTCATTGTTGGTGGTGGTGACAATAAGAGTG GGGTCTCTGAGACGGTTGTACTGAATATGTCTACACTGACTTGGTCAGTGGTAACTTCTGTTCAAGGACGAGTTCCGGTTGCCAGTGAG GGATTGAGTTTGGTTGTAAGCTCCTATGATGGTGAAGATATACTTGTATCTTTTGGAGGGTACAATGGACGTTACAACAATGaa GTCTATGTTCTTAAACCAAGCCACAAATCAACCTTGCAAtccaaaataattgaaaattccATACCAGACAGTGTTTCAGCTATCCCAAATGTCACAAATGTGGAGTCTGAATTTGAAGCAGGCCATGATGCTGATCCACCA AAATCCAAAGGTGATCTTGTATCAGTCTTGAAGGCTGAGAAAGAAGAGTTGGAGTCATCACTGAGCAAGGAGAAACAGCATGCTCTTCAACTAAAGCAAGATCTGGTGGAAGCTGAGTCTCGTAACTCTGACCTTTACAAG GAGCTCCAATCAGTTCGTGGTCAGCTTGCATCTGAGCAATCGAGGTGTTTCAAACTCGAG GTGGAGGTTGCTGAATTAGGTCAGAAGCTCCAAACGATTGGGACATTACAGAAGGAGCTGGAGCTTCTCCAGCGGCAGAAGGCTGCATCAGAGCAAGCTGCCTTAAATGCAAAACAGAGGCAGAGTTCTGGTGGCGTGTGGGGTTGGCTTGCCGGTACTCCTCCCCCTAGCCGGAATGCAGATGATGCGTGA
- the LOC114407596 gene encoding zinc finger protein GAI-ASSOCIATED FACTOR 1-like: protein MSNSNITSCDSWRFSTENNINSGEDAAVAVKQQLEMLGQLHSPNSNTSTTTNNSNGSASNTDSQPPAKKKRNLPGNPDPSAEVIALSPNTLVATNRFVCEICNKGFQRDQNLQLHRRGHNLPWKLKLRTTTDVRKRVYVCPEPSCVHHNPARALGDLTGIKKHFSRKHGEKKWKCEKCSKKYAVQSDWKAHSKICGTKEYKCDCGTIFSRRDSFITHRAFCDALSEENNKFNEGQLPKMHGSNLQPPTIIPNLVASLPINGANNHKHPLSLPHDLMTTIPAKPFNNNMAAAFTRSLSSTSQLSSKSPNINMFEENGLLSPHMSATALLQKAAEMGATVNSNSNNNSMMMSGEKSFINVTSMAPPSYGIMNPNMHNGQQDLSQYNFIANGVVDGGSNGMGMSGLDMFNAILDQSKALSKIIEQNNRSSTYNGVLHAMNNGRSSGSIEVGGTKESEDVMTLDLLGIGGGGGGGGDGNFYGGDQQLEMVGGDGIWGNWSNKNAGLESFSATNSTI from the exons ATGTCAAACTCAAACATCACAAGTTGTGATAGTTGGAGATTCTCTACAGAGAATAATATTAATAGTGGAGAAGATGCAGCAGTAGCTGTTAAACAGCAATTGGAGATGCTTGGCCAGTTACATAGTCCAAATTCAAACACATCAACCACAACAAATAATAGCAATGGTAGTGCCTCAAACACAGATTCACAACCACCTgctaagaagaaaagaaacctACCAGGAAATCCAG ATCCAAGTGCTGAAGTCATAGCTCTATCACCAAACACCCTAGTGGCCACAAACAGGTTCGTATGTGAAATATGcaacaaagggtttcaaaggGACCAAAACCTTCAATTGCACCGACGAGGCCATAATCTACCGTGGAAGCTGAAACTGAGAACCACGACTGATGTTCGAAAACGGGTTTATGTTTGTCCAGAACCCTCATGTGTGCACCACAACCCAGCTCGTGCACTAGGTGATCTTACTGGCATTAAAAAGCACTTTAGCAGAAAGCACGGCGAGAAGAAGTGGAAATGTGAGAAGTGCTCAAAGAAATATGCTGTTCAGTCTGATTGGAAAGCCCATTCGAAAATATGTGGAACAAAGGAATACAAATGTGACTGTGGCACCATCTTTTCTAG AAGAGATAGTTTCATCACCCACAGAGCTTTCTGCGATGCACTGAGTGAGGAGAACAACAAGTTCAACGAAGGACAATTGCCAAAGATGCATGGTTCAAACTTGCAACCACCAACAATAATCCCAAACCTAGTTGCATCATTACCAATCAATGGCGCCAATAATCACAAGCACCCACTATCACTCCCTCACGACCTCATGACAACAATTCCCGCAAAACCCTTTAACAACAACATGGCTGCAGCATTCACGAGAAGCCTTTCATCCACCTCTCAACTAAGCTCAAAATCACCAAACATTAACATGTTCGAGGAAAATGGTCTCCTTTCACCTCACATGTCCGCCACAGCATTGCTCCAAAAAGCTGCAGAAATGGGTGCAACAGTGAATAgtaacagcaacaacaacagcatgATGATGAGTGGAGAAAAAAGCTTTATTAATGTCACAAGCATGGCACCACCATCATATGGGATCATGAACCCCAACATGCACAACGGTCAACAAGACTTGTCTCAGTATAATTTCATTGCCAATGGGGTGGTGGATGGTGGTAGCAATGGCATGGGAATGAGTGGTTTGGATATGTTTAATGCTATATTGGATCAAAGTAAGGCCTTGTCGAAGATCATAGAGCAGAACAATCGAAGCAGTACTTATAATGGTGTTTTGCATGCAATGAATAATGGTAGGTCAAGTGGTTCCATTGAAGTTGGTGGAACTAAAGAGAGTGAAGATGTGATGACTTTGGACTTGTTGGGGATaggaggaggtggtggtggtggtggtgatggtaaTTTCTATGGTGGTGATCAACAGTTAGAAATGGTTGGTGGAGATGGAATATGGGGAAATTGGTCAAATAAGAATGCAGGGCTTGAATCATTTTCAGCAACAAACAGCACCATATGA
- the LOC114407595 gene encoding acyl-CoA-binding domain-containing protein 4-like isoform X1 — protein MAMARATSGLQYPERFYAAASYVGFDGSSPTKTLTSKFAKSTALLLYSLYQQASVGPCNIPEPSTWKLVEHSKWASWNQLGNMSSTEAMRLFVKILEEEDPGWYSRASNSVVEPVIDVQMNQNSKVEPVIENGNSYPETKTISTQNGSEVGTQDKDIVVEGFGSVEVYDQWIAPPVSGGNPKARYEHGAAVVQDKLYIYGGNHNGRYLNDLHVLDLRSWTWSKIEAKTGVESPTTSIPCAGHSLIPWGNKLLSIAGHTKDPSESIQVKEFDLETAAWSTLKIFGKAPVSRGGQSVNLVGKTLVIFGGQDAKRTLLNDLHILDLETMTWDEIDAVGVPPSPRSDHTAAVHVDRYLLIFGGGSHATCYNDLHVLDLQTMEWSRPTQLGEIPSPRAGHAGVTVGENWFIVGGGDNKSGVSETVVLNMSTLTWSVVTSVQGRVPVASEGLSLVVSSYDGEDILVSFGGYNGRYNNEVYVLKPSHKSTLQSKIIENSIPDSVSAIPNVTNVESEFEAGHDADPPVCIIDADPPKSKGDLVSVLKAEKEELESSLSKEKQHALQLKQDLVEAESRNSDLYKELQSVRGQLASEQSRCFKLEVEVAELGQKLQTIGTLQKELELLQRQKAASEQAALNAKQRQSSGGVWGWLAGTPPPSRNADDA, from the exons ATGGCGATGGCGAGAGCAACTTCTGGTCTGCAATACCCAGAGCGGTTCTACGCTGCGGCGTCTTATGTGGGGTTTGATGGATCCTCTCCAACCAAAACCCTCACCTCCAAATTCGCCAAGTCCACCGCTCTTCTTCTCTACAGCTTATACCAACAG GCTAGTGTAGGACCTTGTAACATCCCAGAACCCAGTACATGGAAACTTGTGGAGCATAGCAAATGGGCCAG TTGGAACCAGCTTGGAAACATGTCCTCCACTGAAGCTATGcgtctttttgtaaaaatattggag GAAGAAGATCCTGGTTGGTATTCAAGAGCATCTAACTCTGTTGTAGAACCTGTCATAGATGTGCAAATGAAT CAGAATTCCAAAGTTGAACCAGTAATTGAGAATGGGAACTCTTATCCAGAGACAAAGACTATTTCCACCCAAAATGGAAGTGAAGTTGGAACACAGGATAAAGATATTGTTGTGGAAGGCTTTGGTTCAGTTGAAGTATATGATCAATGGATTGCACCTCCAGTATCTGGAGGAAATCCAAAAGCCCGATATGAG CATGGAGCTGCAGTTGTGCAAGATAAACTGTACATATATGGTGGAAATCACAATGGTCGATACCTTAATGATCTTCAT GTTTTGGATTTGAGAAGTTGGACTTGGTCAAAGATTGAAGCTAAGACTGGAGTTGAGTCCCCAACAACTTCAATCCCTTGCGCTGGCCATTCTTTG ATTCCATGGGGAAATAAGCTTTTGTCAATTGCAGGGCATACAAAAGATCCTTCTGAAAGTATCCAAG TGAAAGAGTTTGATCTTGAAACAGCTGCATGGTCAACTCTAAAGATTTTTGGGAAAGCTCCG GTATCACGCGGAGGCCAATCAGTGAACCTTGTAGGGAAAACCTTAGTAATTTTTGGTGGGCAAGATGCTAAAAGGACTCTCTTGAATGATCTGCATATTCTTGACTTGGAAACCATGACATGGGACGAAATTGATGCTGT TGGGGTGCCACCTTCTCCAAGGTCCGATCATACTGCTGCTGTACATGTGGACCGATACTTACTTATCTTTGGTGGGGGTTCGCATGCAACATGCTACAATGATTTACATGTTCTTGATTTGCAAACT ATGGAATGGTCTCGCCCCACGCAGCTAGGAGAAATACCATCACCACGTGCTGGACATGCTGGTGTGACAGTAGGGGAGAACTGGTTCATTGTTGGTGGTGGTGACAATAAGAGTG GGGTCTCTGAGACGGTTGTACTGAATATGTCTACACTGACTTGGTCAGTGGTAACTTCTGTTCAAGGACGAGTTCCGGTTGCCAGTGAG GGATTGAGTTTGGTTGTAAGCTCCTATGATGGTGAAGATATACTTGTATCTTTTGGAGGGTACAATGGACGTTACAACAATGaa GTCTATGTTCTTAAACCAAGCCACAAATCAACCTTGCAAtccaaaataattgaaaattccATACCAGACAGTGTTTCAGCTATCCCAAATGTCACAAATGTGGAGTCTGAATTTGAAGCAGGCCATGATGCTGATCCACCAGTATGTATTATTGATGCTGATCCACCA AAATCCAAAGGTGATCTTGTATCAGTCTTGAAGGCTGAGAAAGAAGAGTTGGAGTCATCACTGAGCAAGGAGAAACAGCATGCTCTTCAACTAAAGCAAGATCTGGTGGAAGCTGAGTCTCGTAACTCTGACCTTTACAAG GAGCTCCAATCAGTTCGTGGTCAGCTTGCATCTGAGCAATCGAGGTGTTTCAAACTCGAG GTGGAGGTTGCTGAATTAGGTCAGAAGCTCCAAACGATTGGGACATTACAGAAGGAGCTGGAGCTTCTCCAGCGGCAGAAGGCTGCATCAGAGCAAGCTGCCTTAAATGCAAAACAGAGGCAGAGTTCTGGTGGCGTGTGGGGTTGGCTTGCCGGTACTCCTCCCCCTAGCCGGAATGCAGATGATGCGTGA